The proteins below come from a single Candidatus Methylomirabilis limnetica genomic window:
- a CDS encoding type II toxin-antitoxin system RelE family toxin, translating to MADAYKVRFRSRSVRKELDSLDDDTYLRIVAAIHRLRENPRPPETKKLTGQEVYRIRLGDYRVLYTVDDKAKEVRIEAVRRRNERTYD from the coding sequence ATGGCTGATGCCTACAAGGTCCGTTTCCGCAGCCGCTCTGTCCGTAAAGAGCTGGATAGCCTGGACGATGACACGTATCTCCGTATTGTGGCAGCGATCCACCGCCTTCGGGAGAATCCTCGCCCGCCAGAGACGAAAAAACTCACCGGGCAGGAGGTCTACCGCATCCGACTAGGCGACTACCGGGTCCTCTACACGGTAGATGACAAGGCGAAAGAGGTACGGATTGAAGCGGTCCGCAGGCGGAACGAACGGACATATGACTGA
- a CDS encoding metallopeptidase TldD-related protein: MNLVTGDYSQSAVGFWIEKGELTYPVEEITIAGNLKEMLLGIEMVGNDLTFRSSVIAPTLKIHRMTVAGH, translated from the coding sequence GTGAACCTCGTCACAGGCGACTACTCGCAGAGCGCGGTGGGGTTCTGGATCGAGAAGGGTGAGCTGACCTACCCGGTAGAGGAGATCACCATTGCCGGTAACCTCAAGGAGATGCTCTTGGGGATCGAGATGGTCGGTAATGACCTGACATTTCGCAGCAGCGTCATCGCCCCCACCCTCAAGATCCACCGCATGACCGTCGCCGGACACTAA
- a CDS encoding TolB family protein, which yields MRSAIGLKWYTFRDMGINMWWRYVVAIAAITLVAWWNPVISEAQFTHTQLTTTIGDGSASPSISADGTRIAFRSSRDLVQNSNLDGNWEIFLWTAGSGFTQITDTTGDSTYSYPSISADGTRIAFLSTRNLTGSNSDGNNEIFLWTSGSGFIQVTNTTGGQNFAPSINADGTRIAFGSDRNLVTGGNLDGNPEIFLWTAGSVFTQLTATNGASTHYNPSISADGTRIAFYSTHDLTGGNPGGNSEIFLWTNGFGLAQVTTTTGGGSDSPSISADGTKIAFVSTSNLTGSNSDGNSEIFLWTSGSGFTQVTTTTGGYNWDPSISADGTRIAFRSNRNLTGSNPDSNSEIFLWTSVFGFIQLTATTGGDSFDPSLNADGTRIAFVSTSNLTGGNSDGNHEIILASSPSVELEAVGSGPGPALTNPVTVTYTVQGCSDKEIFLVVNAPAMGMPWSYLGALGWVPLPADLSVVTPYLSSGQADGVYSLYSDTAPVGTYELYLGCDFVVDGHLNIDTSAGLNLNGVYDYLSVTVQ from the coding sequence ATGCGGAGTGCGATAGGACTAAAGTGGTACACATTCAGAGACATGGGGATAAATATGTGGTGGCGGTACGTTGTTGCGATTGCGGCCATAACGTTGGTTGCCTGGTGGAACCCCGTGATCTCCGAGGCCCAGTTCACGCATACCCAACTCACCACCACCATCGGGGACGGTAGCGCCAGCCCCTCCATCTCCGCCGACGGTACACGAATCGCCTTTCGCTCCAGCCGCGACCTGGTCCAGAATAGCAATCTCGACGGTAACTGGGAGATTTTCCTTTGGACTGCCGGATCCGGCTTTACCCAGATCACTGACACTACCGGGGACAGCACCTACTCCTACCCCTCTATTTCCGCCGATGGTACTCGAATTGCTTTTCTATCCACCCGCAATCTGACCGGGAGCAACTCCGACGGCAACAATGAGATCTTCCTCTGGACCTCAGGCTCCGGCTTCATCCAGGTCACTAATACCACTGGAGGCCAAAACTTCGCCCCCTCCATCAATGCCGACGGCACCCGCATCGCCTTTGGCTCCGACCGCAACCTGGTTACTGGCGGTAATCTCGATGGTAATCCTGAGATCTTCCTTTGGACTGCCGGGTCCGTTTTCACCCAGCTTACGGCTACCAACGGTGCTAGCACCCACTACAACCCCTCCATCTCCGCTGACGGCACCAGGATCGCCTTTTACTCCACCCACGACCTGACCGGTGGCAACCCGGGCGGCAACTCTGAGATCTTCCTCTGGACTAACGGTTTCGGTCTCGCCCAGGTTACCACCACCACCGGAGGCGGGAGCGACAGTCCCTCTATTTCCGCTGACGGCACCAAAATCGCCTTTGTTTCCACCAGTAACCTGACCGGCAGCAACTCCGATGGTAATTCTGAGATCTTCCTCTGGACCTCCGGCTCCGGCTTCACCCAAGTCACCACCACCACCGGGGGTTACAACTGGGATCCCTCCATCTCCGCCGACGGTACACGAATCGCCTTTCGCTCCAATCGCAACCTGACCGGCAGCAACCCCGACAGCAATTCCGAAATCTTCCTCTGGACCTCCGTCTTTGGCTTCATCCAGCTTACCGCCACCACCGGGGGCGACAGCTTCGATCCATCCCTCAACGCCGACGGTACCCGGATCGCTTTCGTTTCCACCAGCAACCTGACCGGCGGCAACTCCGACGGTAACCATGAGATCATCCTGGCTAGCAGCCCGTCGGTTGAGTTGGAGGCTGTCGGCTCCGGCCCAGGACCGGCCCTAACGAATCCTGTGACGGTTACCTATACTGTCCAAGGATGCAGCGACAAGGAGATATTTCTGGTCGTCAACGCTCCGGCCATGGGAATGCCCTGGTCGTACCTTGGCGCCCTTGGGTGGGTACCGCTTCCAGCGGATCTCTCGGTTGTCACCCCGTATCTGAGTAGTGGGCAAGCTGATGGCGTCTACTCGCTCTATTCCGACACCGCCCCGGTGGGAACCTATGAACTGTACCTGGGCTGTGACTTTGTCGTGGATGGCCACCTCAATATCGATACCAGCGCCGGCCTGAATCTGAACGGGGTCTATGACTATCTGTCGGTGACGGTGCAGTAG
- a CDS encoding DNA polymerase III subunit alpha has protein sequence MHHSDFVHLHVHSQYSLLDGACSLEKLVAKAKEYRMPALAVTDHGNLFGAIDFYTLAMKEGVKPIIGCEVYIAPGSRFERSNQDSGYEGASHITLLAKDQVGYKNLIKLVSAGYLEGFYYKPRIDRELFAQHCQGLIVLSGCLNSEAAKALLNGDEARARETVSWYTEALGRENYFLEIQDHGMAEQKKVAEGILRLAKAFELPIVATNDLHYPSKEDARAHEVLLCIQTGKTIQDKDRWRFSTDQFYFKSAAEMKQVFVELPEAVKNTITVAERCNLQLQFGQLRLPKYQAPEGYTIETYLAHLAWEGLKVRYPDVNAEVETRMKYELEVIQKTGFAGYFLVVWDFIKYAKDRGISVGPGRGSAAASLVAYCLGITNIDPLRYGLIFERFLNPERISMPDMDIDFSDDRRDEVIEYVTRKYGADNVAQIITFGTMGAKAVIRDVGRGLGMPYSEVDKIAKLVPNRINISLDEAIAESPPLTEAVQSRAEVEELWRIAKCLEGLTRHASTHAAGVVISGDPLTEHVPLYKDSKAGSKPTTQYAMKGIETIGLLKIDFLGLRTLTVIANTLELIAAGRGHRFKIEEIPLDDPAIFQLLSEARTFGVFQLESSGMRDLMRRLKPERLEDVIAIVALYRPGPMVMIDDFIDRKHGKVKIRYDHPLMETILKETYGIMVYQEQVMRIASDLAGFSMGEADVLRKAMGKKDPEMMDQQRKKFVDGAKAKKIPARTAEKVFDKMAPFAGYAFNKPHATAYAIVAYQTAYLKAHYPVEFMAALLTSGMADTDKIAKYIDECRQMGITVLPPDVNESESSFTVVGEQIRFGLVAIKNVGETAIQSILATRRGKGPLRSIFDFCERVDLRLVNKRVIESLIKCGAFDSLGAARAQLMAVADKAMEAGAGVQRERVHGQVSMLDVLETKGGLGHQAGALPVIPEWSASLRLAAEKETLGFYVTGHPLAAYRDVIAKVAAVTTDRLATCQDKETVTLCAIVVAIKEIATKNGERMAFVTLEDMVGTVEAVVFPELYKANLLHLVKDVAVLVKGQVDVGEEVVKLLLTEVSPLANARRNGRSIVEITVEESHLSAPQLEQLKGLLLRFPGPVPVKLHLSVAPGAQVTIAASPDMTVAADELLRREVEALLGPGTITGA, from the coding sequence ATGCACCATTCTGATTTTGTGCACCTGCACGTTCATAGCCAGTACAGCCTGTTGGATGGGGCCTGTTCCCTGGAGAAGCTGGTGGCCAAGGCGAAGGAGTACCGGATGCCTGCCCTGGCTGTCACGGATCACGGCAACCTCTTCGGTGCGATCGACTTTTATACCCTCGCGATGAAGGAAGGGGTGAAGCCGATCATCGGCTGTGAGGTGTATATTGCGCCCGGCAGCCGTTTTGAGAGATCCAATCAGGACAGCGGCTACGAGGGCGCCAGCCACATCACCCTGCTGGCCAAGGACCAGGTCGGCTATAAGAATCTCATCAAGCTGGTTTCGGCCGGCTATCTGGAGGGGTTCTACTATAAGCCTCGAATCGACCGGGAGTTGTTTGCCCAGCACTGTCAAGGACTGATTGTCCTCTCCGGCTGCCTGAACAGTGAGGCGGCCAAGGCATTGCTGAATGGCGACGAGGCTCGGGCGAGGGAGACTGTCAGTTGGTATACCGAGGCGCTAGGGCGTGAGAACTACTTTTTAGAGATTCAGGACCACGGAATGGCCGAGCAGAAAAAGGTCGCTGAGGGCATCTTGCGACTCGCCAAGGCCTTCGAGCTGCCGATTGTCGCCACCAACGACCTGCACTATCCCAGCAAAGAAGATGCGCGTGCCCACGAGGTGCTGCTCTGCATTCAGACCGGGAAGACGATTCAGGACAAGGATCGGTGGCGCTTTTCTACCGATCAGTTCTACTTCAAATCGGCAGCGGAGATGAAGCAGGTCTTTGTCGAGCTGCCGGAGGCGGTTAAGAACACTATTACCGTGGCCGAGCGCTGCAACCTCCAGCTCCAGTTCGGCCAGCTCCGCCTGCCCAAGTACCAGGCGCCAGAGGGGTATACGATCGAGACCTATCTGGCCCATTTGGCCTGGGAGGGACTGAAGGTCCGTTACCCGGATGTGAATGCCGAGGTTGAGACGCGCATGAAGTACGAGCTGGAGGTCATCCAAAAGACCGGCTTCGCCGGTTACTTCCTGGTGGTCTGGGACTTCATCAAGTACGCCAAGGATCGGGGGATCTCAGTCGGTCCTGGCCGTGGCTCGGCGGCTGCCTCGCTGGTTGCCTACTGCCTTGGCATCACCAACATCGATCCGCTCCGGTACGGCCTGATCTTTGAACGGTTCCTGAACCCCGAACGGATCAGTATGCCGGATATGGACATCGACTTCAGCGATGATCGGCGAGATGAGGTGATCGAATATGTGACCAGGAAATATGGAGCCGACAATGTAGCCCAGATTATCACGTTCGGGACGATGGGCGCCAAGGCGGTCATCCGGGACGTCGGGCGGGGCCTGGGGATGCCCTATTCCGAGGTGGATAAGATCGCCAAGTTGGTCCCCAATCGGATCAATATCAGTCTGGACGAGGCGATTGCCGAGAGCCCACCGCTTACCGAGGCGGTGCAGAGCCGGGCAGAGGTGGAGGAGCTGTGGCGGATTGCCAAATGTCTGGAGGGACTGACACGGCACGCCTCAACCCACGCGGCGGGTGTCGTGATCTCCGGCGACCCACTCACCGAGCATGTCCCGCTCTACAAAGATTCAAAGGCCGGCAGCAAGCCGACGACCCAGTACGCCATGAAGGGCATCGAGACGATTGGCCTGTTGAAGATCGACTTTCTGGGGCTTCGGACCCTGACGGTCATCGCCAACACCCTGGAACTGATCGCGGCGGGACGCGGGCATAGGTTTAAGATCGAGGAGATCCCCCTCGATGACCCGGCGATCTTCCAACTGCTCAGCGAGGCGCGGACCTTCGGGGTGTTTCAACTGGAATCCTCGGGGATGCGGGATCTGATGCGGCGTCTGAAGCCGGAACGGCTGGAGGACGTCATCGCCATCGTGGCGCTCTACCGACCCGGACCGATGGTGATGATCGATGACTTTATCGACCGCAAGCATGGTAAGGTCAAGATCCGCTACGACCACCCGTTGATGGAGACGATCCTCAAAGAAACCTATGGGATCATGGTCTACCAGGAACAGGTGATGCGGATCGCCTCGGATCTTGCCGGTTTCTCAATGGGAGAGGCGGATGTGCTGCGTAAGGCGATGGGCAAGAAAGACCCCGAGATGATGGATCAACAGCGGAAGAAATTTGTCGACGGGGCGAAGGCGAAAAAGATCCCGGCGCGGACGGCGGAAAAGGTCTTTGATAAAATGGCCCCCTTCGCGGGGTATGCCTTCAACAAACCCCACGCGACTGCTTACGCCATCGTGGCCTATCAGACCGCCTACCTCAAGGCCCATTACCCGGTTGAGTTCATGGCGGCCCTCCTTACCTCCGGGATGGCTGATACCGACAAGATCGCCAAATACATCGACGAGTGCAGACAGATGGGGATCACGGTTCTGCCACCGGATGTCAACGAGTCGGAAAGCAGCTTTACCGTCGTGGGGGAGCAGATTCGATTCGGGCTGGTGGCCATCAAGAATGTCGGTGAGACGGCTATCCAGTCGATCCTGGCCACACGGCGGGGCAAAGGTCCTTTGCGCTCCATCTTCGACTTCTGCGAGCGGGTGGACCTGCGCCTCGTAAATAAACGGGTGATCGAAAGTCTGATCAAGTGCGGGGCATTCGACTCTCTCGGGGCGGCGAGGGCTCAGCTCATGGCTGTTGCGGACAAGGCGATGGAGGCTGGTGCCGGCGTACAGCGGGAGCGGGTCCATGGCCAGGTCTCAATGCTGGATGTCCTGGAGACGAAGGGCGGGCTCGGCCACCAGGCAGGAGCGCTGCCAGTCATCCCGGAGTGGTCGGCAAGCCTACGCTTGGCCGCCGAAAAGGAGACGTTAGGCTTCTACGTCACCGGCCACCCGCTGGCCGCTTATCGGGATGTCATCGCGAAGGTTGCGGCTGTTACCACCGATCGCCTCGCGACCTGCCAGGACAAAGAGACGGTCACGCTATGCGCCATCGTGGTCGCCATCAAGGAGATCGCCACAAAGAACGGAGAGCGGATGGCCTTCGTGACGCTCGAAGATATGGTCGGAACGGTAGAGGCGGTAGTATTTCCTGAGCTCTACAAGGCGAACCTGCTCCACCTGGTGAAGGATGTGGCCGTTCTGGTAAAGGGACAGGTGGATGTGGGCGAAGAGGTGGTCAAGTTGCTCTTGACGGAGGTGAGTCCTCTTGCGAACGCCAGGCGCAACGGAAGGTCGATAGTGGAGATCACGGTAGAGGAATCGCACCTGTCCGCCCCGCAACTGGAGCAGCTCAAAGGCCTGCTACTGAGATTTCCTGGACCCGTTCCTGTCAAGCTCCACCTGAGCGTTGCGCCAGGTGCCCAGGTGACTATTGCCGCATCGCCAGACATGACCGTCGCAGCGGACGAGCTGCTCAGGCGAGAGGTGGAGGCCCTGTTGGGCCCGGGTACGATCACCGGCGCGTGA
- a CDS encoding pilus assembly protein HicB produces the protein MKESDQYHKWVEWSEEDHTYIGKCPDLITGIHGDDPVRLYSELCEVVEDVIRHFEAKERPLPSPRIRPMQEVA, from the coding sequence ATGAAAGAGAGCGATCAGTATCATAAGTGGGTCGAGTGGAGTGAAGAAGATCACACGTATATTGGGAAGTGTCCTGATTTGATTACCGGAATTCATGGAGATGATCCGGTCAGACTCTACAGTGAACTGTGCGAAGTGGTCGAGGATGTCATTCGTCATTTTGAGGCTAAGGAACGCCCACTTCCCAGTCCTCGCATTCGCCCCATGCAGGAAGTGGCGTAA
- a CDS encoding DUF433 domain-containing protein encodes MLVPEPLITTSPDRLSGIPVFAGARVPIQTLIDYLEAGDTLDEFLKDFPIVSREHAIAVLELAKSALLTRR; translated from the coding sequence ATGCTTGTTCCAGAGCCATTGATCACAACATCGCCAGATCGACTGAGTGGTATCCCCGTCTTTGCTGGCGCCAGAGTGCCTATCCAGACTCTCATCGATTATCTGGAAGCCGGGGATACCCTTGATGAGTTTCTGAAGGACTTTCCCATCGTTTCCCGTGAACACGCCATTGCCGTTCTCGAGTTAGCCAAGTCCGCCCTCCTGACGAGAAGGTGA
- a CDS encoding type II toxin-antitoxin system PemK/MazF family toxin, giving the protein MVWVDCDPQAGHKQVGRRPALIASPQSYNQKVGLVLLCPITNQMQAC; this is encoded by the coding sequence ATTGTCTGGGTCGACTGTGATCCCCAGGCAGGACATAAACAGGTCGGCCGCCGGCCGGCCTTGATCGCCTCCCCCCAGTCCTACAACCAGAAAGTTGGCTTAGTTCTTCTTTGCCCGATCACAAATCAGATGCAAGCGTGCTAG
- the guaA gene encoding glutamine-hydrolyzing GMP synthase → MNKILILDFGSQYTQLIARRVRELGVFCEIHPFSLPLDDIKVFDPKGIILSGSPASVYQPDAPLCHGEVIELGVPVLGICYGMGILGHLHGAVTTRSAYREYGRAKLVIDDSTDLFFNLEGDLSVWMSHGDKLEGIPDTFRRLAHTANAPFAAIRHRVQPLFAVQFHPEVAHTDSGKAILGNFLFKVCGCASDWQMRSFAEIAIDRIRRQVGDRRVLCALSGGVDSSVTALLIHQAIGPKLTCVFVDNGLIRKGEEAQVLQAMGEHLGLHLISVDAAERFLARLKGVIDPEEKRKIIGAEFIAVFEEESRRLGRFDFLAQGTLYPDVIESVSVLGPSVTIKSHHNVGGLPEQFDFELIEPLRELFKDEVRELGKEIGLPDVILWRKPFPGPGLAIRIIGEVTKARLDLLREADAIVEAEVAKTEVGRELWQAFAILLPIKTVGVMGDERTYEHVIAIRAVTSLDGMTADWARLPYDLLQAISSRIVSEVKGVNRVVYDISSKPPSTIEWE, encoded by the coding sequence ATGAATAAGATCCTGATCCTTGACTTTGGCTCGCAGTACACGCAGTTGATCGCCCGCCGCGTCCGCGAACTGGGTGTCTTCTGCGAGATCCATCCATTCAGCCTGCCACTAGACGACATCAAAGTCTTTGATCCAAAGGGGATCATTCTCTCCGGTAGTCCGGCCAGTGTCTACCAACCGGATGCTCCACTCTGCCACGGCGAGGTCATCGAGCTGGGCGTGCCAGTCCTGGGGATCTGCTATGGGATGGGGATTCTCGGGCACCTTCACGGCGCTGTTACGACTCGATCGGCCTACCGGGAATATGGTCGGGCGAAGCTCGTGATCGACGATAGCACCGATCTCTTCTTCAACCTTGAAGGCGATCTCAGCGTCTGGATGAGCCATGGGGACAAGCTGGAGGGGATCCCCGACACGTTCCGTCGCCTCGCCCACACAGCCAATGCGCCTTTTGCCGCGATCCGCCATCGAGTGCAGCCGCTCTTCGCGGTTCAGTTTCACCCTGAAGTCGCCCATACTGACAGCGGGAAGGCGATCCTCGGAAATTTCCTGTTCAAGGTCTGCGGTTGCGCCTCGGATTGGCAGATGCGTTCCTTCGCCGAGATTGCCATCGATCGTATTCGGCGCCAAGTAGGGGATCGGCGGGTCCTCTGTGCCCTGAGTGGCGGAGTCGATTCTTCGGTCACCGCGCTGCTAATCCACCAGGCGATCGGTCCGAAACTCACCTGCGTCTTCGTGGACAATGGCCTGATTCGGAAGGGCGAAGAAGCGCAGGTTCTTCAGGCTATGGGCGAGCACCTGGGTCTCCACCTGATCTCGGTCGATGCGGCGGAGCGATTCCTCGCCCGGCTCAAAGGGGTCATCGATCCCGAGGAGAAACGGAAGATCATCGGCGCTGAGTTTATTGCCGTCTTTGAGGAAGAATCACGGAGGCTGGGACGATTCGATTTCCTCGCACAGGGCACGTTATATCCAGACGTGATCGAGAGCGTATCGGTCCTGGGGCCTTCGGTCACGATCAAATCCCACCACAACGTAGGGGGGCTGCCGGAGCAGTTCGATTTTGAGCTGATCGAGCCGCTGCGAGAGCTGTTTAAGGATGAGGTGCGAGAGCTTGGGAAGGAGATCGGCCTGCCGGATGTCATTCTCTGGCGCAAGCCGTTTCCAGGTCCTGGCCTGGCCATCCGGATTATCGGAGAGGTGACGAAGGCTCGGCTGGACCTACTCAGAGAAGCCGATGCCATCGTCGAGGCGGAGGTGGCGAAGACGGAGGTGGGCCGCGAATTGTGGCAGGCGTTTGCTATCCTGCTCCCGATTAAAACCGTCGGCGTCATGGGCGATGAGCGGACCTATGAGCATGTTATCGCCATTCGGGCCGTCACCAGCCTCGACGGGATGACGGCCGACTGGGCGCGCCTGCCGTATGACCTGCTCCAGGCGATCAGCAGCCGGATCGTGAGCGAGGTGAAGGGCGTCAACCGCGTCGTCTACGACATCTCCTCGAAGCCTCCGAGCACCATCGAGTGGGAGTGA
- the guaB gene encoding IMP dehydrogenase, producing MLDRSIPDGLTFDDVLLIPAKSEVLPRDVDVCTRLTRRLTINIPVVSAAMDTVTEATMAIALAREGGIGMIHRAFPPDRQAREVDKVKKSESGMVVDPITVSPDQKLSDAVGLMQRYRISGVPVTQNGKLVGILTNRDIRFETKLDLKISQVMTKERLITAPVGTSLEEAKEILHQNRIEKLLVVDDDFNLRGLITIKDIEKTIRYPNACKDELGRLRVGAAVGVSEETPERVDALVRAGVDVLVVDTAHGHSSGVVEAVATIKRRYPDTEVIAGNIATAEGAEELIRAGADGLKVGIGPGSICTTRVVAGAGVPQITAIAECAKIADRHGVPIIADGGIKFSGDITKAIAAGAHVVMLGGLLAGTEESPGETVIFQGRTYKVYRGMGSLGAMQRGGRDRYGQEAETEESKLVPEGIEGRVPYKGTLAGSVYQLVGGLRAGMGYCGCSTIEDLRQKGRFIRITSAGLRESHVHDVIITREAPNYRLD from the coding sequence ATGCTTGATCGCTCGATTCCAGATGGACTGACGTTTGACGACGTACTCCTGATTCCTGCGAAGTCCGAGGTCCTGCCACGGGATGTCGATGTGTGTACACGCCTGACCAGACGTCTCACGATCAACATCCCAGTCGTCAGCGCCGCGATGGACACCGTGACCGAGGCCACGATGGCCATCGCATTAGCCCGGGAGGGGGGAATTGGTATGATCCATCGGGCCTTCCCTCCGGATCGGCAGGCCCGTGAGGTCGACAAGGTCAAGAAGTCCGAGAGCGGGATGGTCGTGGACCCGATTACCGTCTCACCAGACCAGAAGCTCTCTGATGCCGTGGGACTGATGCAACGCTATCGAATCTCCGGCGTCCCCGTGACGCAGAACGGAAAATTGGTCGGCATCCTGACCAACCGTGACATTCGCTTCGAGACGAAGCTTGACCTGAAGATTTCCCAGGTGATGACCAAAGAGCGACTCATAACAGCGCCGGTCGGGACCAGCCTGGAAGAGGCGAAGGAGATCCTCCATCAGAATCGGATCGAGAAGCTGCTGGTGGTGGATGATGACTTCAACCTCCGCGGTCTCATCACCATTAAGGATATCGAGAAGACGATCAGGTACCCGAACGCCTGTAAGGATGAGTTGGGGCGACTGCGCGTGGGTGCGGCCGTCGGCGTGAGCGAAGAGACGCCGGAACGGGTAGACGCGTTGGTCAGGGCCGGCGTCGATGTCCTGGTGGTGGATACCGCCCACGGACACAGCAGCGGGGTGGTAGAGGCGGTAGCCACGATCAAGCGGCGCTACCCCGATACCGAGGTGATCGCCGGAAACATCGCAACGGCGGAAGGGGCCGAGGAGCTGATCAGGGCCGGGGCCGACGGACTGAAGGTCGGAATCGGTCCAGGCTCCATCTGCACGACCCGGGTGGTCGCCGGAGCAGGAGTCCCGCAGATCACAGCCATCGCCGAATGCGCCAAAATCGCCGACCGACATGGTGTCCCAATTATTGCCGACGGCGGCATCAAGTTCTCGGGCGACATAACCAAGGCGATTGCGGCCGGGGCGCATGTCGTGATGCTTGGAGGTCTGCTGGCGGGGACCGAGGAGAGCCCAGGCGAGACGGTCATCTTTCAGGGACGGACCTATAAAGTCTATCGGGGCATGGGTTCGTTAGGTGCCATGCAGCGTGGTGGAAGGGATCGGTACGGCCAGGAAGCTGAAACAGAGGAGAGCAAGCTTGTTCCCGAGGGGATTGAGGGGCGCGTGCCCTATAAAGGGACTCTGGCTGGCAGCGTGTACCAACTCGTTGGGGGGCTGAGAGCCGGCATGGGTTATTGCGGTTGTTCCACCATTGAGGATCTTCGCCAGAAGGGCCGCTTCATTCGGATCACGTCCGCAGGTCTCCGCGAGAGCCACGTGCATGACGTCATCATCACAAGAGAAGCGCCAAACTACCGGTTGGATTAA
- the trpS gene encoding tryptophan--tRNA ligase, whose translation MSKSRVLSGMRPTGRLHLGHLFGALDNWRLLQEAYECFFFVADWHALTTEYAETKGIRENIREMVLDMLATGIDPSKAPLFLQSRLHEHAELYLLLSMITPVPWLERNPTYKEQQQELTTKDLSTYGFLGYPVLMASDILLYKAEYVPVGIDQVPHLELTREIARRFNHLYSEVFVIPEALLTEFPKVPGTDGRKMSKSYGNAVYLTDSSEQVTAKIRPMVTDPARVRRSDPGNPDVCPVFDLHKIFTPKVERDTIIDPGCRTAGIGCLDCKGVLLQHMLPILRPIYDRRQELATRPEIAQEVLEDGYSKAKKVASETLSEVKAAMGM comes from the coding sequence ATGTCGAAGAGTCGGGTCTTGAGTGGGATGAGGCCGACGGGGCGCCTTCACCTCGGCCACCTGTTCGGGGCCTTGGATAACTGGCGTCTATTACAGGAAGCGTATGAGTGCTTCTTCTTCGTGGCCGACTGGCATGCGCTCACGACCGAGTACGCCGAGACGAAGGGCATCCGGGAGAATATCCGCGAGATGGTCCTGGATATGCTGGCGACCGGGATCGACCCCTCGAAAGCGCCCCTCTTCCTGCAGTCCAGGCTTCATGAACATGCGGAGCTGTACCTGTTGCTGTCGATGATCACGCCTGTCCCCTGGCTGGAGCGGAATCCAACGTACAAGGAGCAGCAGCAGGAGCTCACCACCAAAGACCTCAGCACGTACGGATTTCTGGGTTACCCGGTCCTGATGGCCTCGGACATCCTACTCTACAAGGCTGAATATGTGCCGGTCGGTATCGATCAGGTACCGCATTTGGAATTGACACGGGAGATTGCGCGACGCTTCAACCACCTATACAGTGAGGTCTTCGTTATACCGGAGGCGCTCCTGACGGAGTTCCCGAAGGTTCCGGGCACCGATGGCCGCAAGATGAGCAAGAGTTACGGTAACGCCGTCTATCTGACCGACTCGTCCGAACAGGTGACCGCAAAGATCAGGCCGATGGTGACGGATCCTGCCAGGGTGCGCCGGAGCGATCCCGGCAATCCTGATGTCTGCCCGGTCTTTGACCTGCACAAGATCTTCACTCCTAAGGTCGAGCGGGACACCATCATCGATCCCGGCTGCCGGACGGCAGGGATCGGCTGCCTGGATTGTAAGGGGGTTCTCCTGCAGCACATGCTTCCGATCCTTCGGCCCATTTACGACCGGCGGCAGGAGCTGGCAACTCGCCCGGAGATCGCTCAGGAGGTATTGGAAGATGGGTACTCCAAGGCCAAGAAGGTTGCGAGCGAGACCCTGTCAGAGGTCAAGGCCGCGATGGGCATGTAA